One Cupriavidus taiwanensis DNA window includes the following coding sequences:
- a CDS encoding DUF1254 domain-containing protein, with translation MNHPAAPFLAGAPIDTPQEALTAAAALPLVLATYPLFESLRTCRLQTSVTQATGYGRAPVNTLSASTQPWTHRDRDIVTPANDLLYFCAWVNLADGPVTLHVPALPDARRYYVVELLDAWTNNFENLGPRNVPAAGADIVLVGPGQHADGAHVVHCPTSLVWLLGRVLVTGTDDLPAASAFEQGFRLSGGSARQPACVRDWQDSGELALDFFANVFNALREYPAEPSAAGLLSLLRKCGIRAGEPVDVGALRPAVQQGLVRAWREGMALIEANTRSHARKSWTYSLLLGRYGDDWMQRAVTAMKGLGALRADEAIYAAADYDADGELLHGRHAYALHFPAGNLPPAQAFWSVSLYGADRFFTDNAIGRYALGDRSPGLQYHADGGLTLTISHQRPEHAQENWLPAPDAPFYLILRLYHPTDGFIAGDYVIPPLRRIA, from the coding sequence ATGAACCACCCCGCTGCGCCCTTCCTTGCCGGCGCCCCCATCGACACCCCGCAGGAAGCCCTGACCGCCGCGGCGGCACTGCCGCTGGTGCTGGCCACCTACCCGCTGTTCGAAAGCCTGCGCACCTGCCGGCTGCAGACTTCGGTGACACAGGCCACCGGCTACGGGCGCGCGCCGGTCAACACGCTGTCGGCCAGCACGCAGCCATGGACCCACCGCGACCGCGACATCGTCACGCCGGCCAACGACCTGCTCTACTTCTGCGCCTGGGTCAACCTGGCCGACGGCCCCGTCACGCTGCACGTGCCCGCGCTGCCGGATGCGCGCCGCTACTACGTGGTGGAACTGCTCGACGCCTGGACCAACAACTTCGAGAACCTGGGCCCGCGCAACGTGCCTGCCGCCGGCGCCGACATCGTGCTGGTTGGCCCCGGCCAGCACGCCGACGGGGCGCACGTGGTGCATTGCCCCACGTCGCTGGTCTGGCTGCTGGGGCGCGTGCTGGTGACCGGCACCGACGACCTGCCCGCCGCCAGCGCCTTCGAGCAGGGTTTCCGCCTGTCCGGCGGCAGCGCGCGGCAACCGGCCTGCGTGCGCGACTGGCAGGACAGCGGCGAACTGGCGCTCGACTTCTTCGCCAACGTCTTCAACGCGCTGCGCGAATATCCGGCCGAGCCTTCCGCCGCGGGGCTGCTGTCGCTGCTGCGCAAGTGCGGTATCCGAGCGGGCGAGCCGGTCGACGTGGGCGCGCTGCGGCCCGCGGTTCAGCAAGGCCTGGTGCGCGCCTGGCGCGAAGGCATGGCGCTGATCGAAGCCAATACCCGCAGCCATGCGCGCAAGAGCTGGACCTACAGCCTGCTGCTGGGCCGCTATGGCGACGACTGGATGCAGCGCGCCGTGACCGCGATGAAGGGCCTGGGCGCGCTGCGCGCCGACGAGGCCATCTACGCCGCCGCCGACTACGACGCCGACGGCGAACTGCTGCACGGCCGCCACGCCTACGCCCTGCACTTCCCGGCCGGAAACCTGCCGCCGGCGCAGGCATTCTGGTCGGTCTCGCTCTACGGCGCCGACCGCTTCTTCACCGACAACGCGATCGGCCGCTATGCGCTGGGCGACCGCAGCCCGGGGCTGCAGTACCACGCCGACGGCGGGCTCACGCTGACCATCTCGCACCAGCGCCCCGAGCACGCGCAGGAAAACTGGCTGCCGGCACCGGACGCGCCGTTCTACCTGATCCTGCGCCTGTACCACCCCACCGACGGCTTCATCGCCGGCGACTACGTGATTCCGCCGCTGCGGCGCATCGCCTGA
- a CDS encoding DUF2188 domain-containing protein codes for MTSRSIHVLPATTGDTEYASEGEWALTIEGLESGSDDSALHFPTQEAAIAAGWMRAREDGLPLCIHGRDGLVRERKIYCRDARGNSRLGR; via the coding sequence ATGACGTCACGCAGCATCCACGTGCTTCCCGCCACGACCGGCGACACCGAATACGCCAGCGAGGGCGAATGGGCGCTTACGATCGAGGGCCTGGAGAGCGGCTCCGACGACTCGGCACTGCACTTCCCGACACAGGAAGCCGCCATCGCCGCCGGCTGGATGCGCGCCCGCGAAGACGGTCTTCCGCTGTGCATCCATGGCCGCGACGGCCTGGTGCGTGAACGCAAGATCTATTGCCGCGATGCCCGCGGCAATTCCCGCCTCGGCCGCTAG
- a CDS encoding DUF1254 domain-containing protein: MAIHETSLEALARDAVRYTLPLYEMARMRAATCPRRDSAGTFAGDGPDSPLRWINTVTHVRALLGPQHRQVVTPNNDTLYTNAWLDLSHGPLLLDVPDCHGRYYVLGLLDAYTNPFGYIGTRTTGTQGGTWLLHGPAWRGEVPAGATPLPCPTDAVWIIGRILADGEADLPGAHALQDGIRLRRPDGTAAATVIDAGMHAGERPGNPDRYAAVVQRMLIENPPPAAEAELVRSFADAGIGSAPLTPAQRTALAAALVQVDAELAAPRASALGGGWSLPVEIRTSFGTHYAQRAEVARNYIGALGVEEAMYLMADCDADGLPLDGTHQYELVFPEQGLPQVGAFWSLTLYRKADCMLAENPLQRYSLGDRSPHLRAAPDGSLRIVLGARGPADADDAGNWLPAPPEPFYVALRLYVPGRAHLERTFRYPAIRRIKESS; the protein is encoded by the coding sequence ATGGCCATCCACGAGACTTCCCTCGAAGCACTCGCCCGCGACGCGGTGCGCTACACGCTGCCGCTGTACGAGATGGCGCGCATGCGTGCCGCCACCTGCCCGCGTCGCGACAGCGCCGGCACCTTTGCCGGCGACGGCCCCGATTCCCCGCTGCGCTGGATCAACACCGTCACGCATGTGCGCGCGCTGCTCGGCCCGCAGCACCGGCAGGTGGTCACGCCGAACAACGACACGCTCTACACCAACGCCTGGCTCGACCTGTCCCATGGCCCGCTGCTGCTGGACGTGCCCGACTGCCACGGCCGCTACTACGTGCTCGGGCTGCTGGACGCCTATACCAACCCGTTCGGCTACATCGGCACCCGCACCACCGGCACGCAAGGCGGCACCTGGCTGCTGCACGGGCCGGCCTGGCGCGGCGAGGTGCCGGCCGGCGCCACGCCGCTGCCCTGCCCCACCGATGCGGTCTGGATCATCGGCCGCATCCTGGCCGACGGCGAAGCCGACCTGCCGGGCGCGCATGCCTTGCAGGACGGCATCCGCCTGCGCAGGCCCGACGGCACTGCCGCCGCAACGGTGATTGACGCCGGCATGCACGCCGGCGAGCGGCCGGGGAATCCCGACCGCTACGCCGCCGTGGTCCAGCGCATGCTGATCGAAAACCCGCCGCCCGCCGCCGAGGCGGAGCTGGTGCGCAGCTTCGCCGACGCCGGCATCGGCAGCGCGCCGCTGACGCCGGCGCAACGCACCGCGCTGGCGGCGGCCCTGGTGCAGGTCGATGCCGAACTGGCCGCGCCGCGGGCTTCCGCGCTGGGCGGCGGCTGGTCGCTGCCGGTGGAAATCCGCACCTCGTTCGGCACGCACTACGCGCAGCGCGCCGAAGTGGCGCGCAACTACATCGGCGCGCTGGGCGTGGAAGAAGCCATGTACCTGATGGCCGATTGCGATGCCGATGGCTTGCCGCTGGACGGCACCCACCAGTACGAGCTGGTGTTCCCCGAGCAAGGCCTGCCGCAGGTGGGCGCGTTCTGGTCGCTGACCCTGTACCGCAAGGCCGACTGCATGCTGGCGGAGAACCCGCTGCAGCGCTATTCGCTGGGCGACCGCTCGCCGCACCTGCGCGCGGCGCCGGACGGCAGCCTGCGCATCGTGCTGGGCGCGCGTGGGCCGGCGGACGCGGACGATGCCGGCAACTGGCTGCCCGCGCCGCCCGAACCGTTCTACGTGGCGCTGCGCCTGTACGTCCCCGGCCGCGCGCACCTGGAGCGCACCTTCCGCTACCCCGCCATCCGCCGCATCAAGGAATCGTCATGA
- a CDS encoding entericidin A/B family lipoprotein has translation MRKLTALFALAGMLLVTGCNTMAGAGKDIERGGEKVQGAAENTKQKM, from the coding sequence ATGAGAAAGCTAACCGCACTGTTTGCCCTCGCTGGCATGCTGCTGGTCACGGGTTGCAACACCATGGCCGGCGCAGGCAAGGATATCGAGCGCGGCGGCGAGAAGGTGCAGGGCGCTGCGGAAAACACCAAGCAGAAGATGTAA
- a CDS encoding acetate--CoA ligase family protein produces the protein MPDLSALLQPRTIAVIGASTQPDKVGGMPVRLLSELGYAGRIVPVHATASEVQGLAAIPSLDALEAPADLAIVALPVSASLDAMRQLARNGTRAAVFFTSGFAETGGDGVALQAELAALAQAHGITLLGPNCLGAMNLRERVFATFSPMPLSGLPPVGEVGLVSQSGAFGAYAFALAREAALGLSHWVTTGNEAGLHVADVIEWLARDDATRVILAYLEGCRDGNRLRRALAAARAAGKPVVVTKVGTTQAGARSAQSHTASLAGEDAVYQAVFDEYGVFRADTLDQFFRLGYVLSRGRRPTRWQPSAQEPANAVTPVALVTVSGGVGIMMADQAEALDLLLPPMPEAGAAALRRAIPFASTANPIDVTGQVVAQPEVLLDALAAAAQSPDYGSVVAFLAGGVGAPRLWPGLQQTVETLYRSGTAAPLLFSGLVDDDKRRWLEARGALVFREPAHAVQAVAVLARAAAQAAAAQAPGAAPAAADVLPVPEVPPGTTALSEFEAMQWLAACGIPTAPHGLARDADEAVRMAEAIGYPVAIKLCSPDILHKSDVGGVVLNVADAHAARAAFAQVRAAAAKHDTPARFDGALVAGMVRGWGELMVGVRRDPVFGLVALAGIGGTAVEIFRQTAFGLAPLSHARARTMLRASRAGALLSGHRGHPAIDADAVAEVLVRVSQAAAALGPRLDTIEINPLIVTARGVVAADAVVTLHAAEPDRHATRQTEETTR, from the coding sequence ATGCCAGACCTGAGCGCCTTGCTGCAACCGCGCACCATCGCCGTGATCGGCGCATCCACCCAGCCCGACAAGGTGGGCGGCATGCCGGTGCGGCTGCTGAGCGAACTGGGCTACGCCGGACGCATCGTCCCGGTCCACGCCACGGCAAGCGAGGTACAGGGCCTGGCCGCGATCCCCTCGCTGGACGCGCTGGAAGCGCCGGCCGACCTCGCCATCGTGGCGCTGCCGGTCAGTGCCAGCCTCGATGCCATGCGCCAGCTGGCGCGCAACGGCACGCGCGCCGCGGTGTTCTTCACCTCGGGCTTTGCCGAAACCGGCGGCGATGGCGTCGCGCTGCAGGCCGAACTGGCGGCGCTGGCGCAGGCCCACGGCATCACGCTGCTGGGGCCCAACTGCCTGGGCGCGATGAACCTGCGCGAGCGCGTGTTCGCCACCTTTTCCCCGATGCCGCTCAGCGGGCTGCCGCCGGTCGGCGAGGTGGGGCTGGTCAGCCAGAGCGGCGCCTTCGGTGCCTATGCCTTCGCGCTCGCGCGCGAGGCCGCGCTGGGCCTGAGCCACTGGGTCACCACCGGCAATGAAGCCGGCCTGCATGTGGCCGACGTGATCGAATGGCTGGCGCGCGACGATGCCACGCGCGTGATCCTTGCCTACCTGGAAGGCTGCCGCGACGGCAACCGCCTGCGCCGCGCGCTGGCGGCCGCGCGCGCGGCGGGCAAGCCGGTGGTGGTGACCAAGGTGGGCACCACGCAGGCCGGCGCGCGTTCGGCGCAATCGCATACCGCCAGCCTGGCCGGCGAGGACGCGGTCTACCAGGCGGTGTTCGACGAGTACGGCGTGTTCCGCGCCGATACGCTGGATCAGTTCTTCCGGCTCGGCTACGTGCTGTCGCGCGGGCGCCGGCCCACGCGCTGGCAGCCTTCGGCGCAGGAGCCGGCCAATGCCGTCACGCCTGTGGCGCTGGTCACGGTCTCCGGCGGCGTCGGCATCATGATGGCGGACCAGGCCGAGGCGCTCGACCTGCTGCTGCCGCCGATGCCTGAGGCCGGCGCCGCCGCGCTGCGCCGCGCGATTCCGTTCGCCAGCACCGCCAACCCGATCGACGTCACCGGGCAGGTGGTGGCACAGCCCGAGGTATTGCTGGACGCGCTTGCCGCCGCCGCGCAAAGCCCGGACTACGGCAGCGTGGTGGCTTTCCTGGCCGGCGGCGTGGGCGCGCCGCGGCTGTGGCCCGGGCTGCAGCAGACCGTCGAGACCCTTTACCGCAGCGGCACCGCGGCGCCGCTGCTGTTCAGCGGCCTGGTCGATGACGACAAGCGCCGCTGGCTCGAAGCGCGCGGCGCGCTGGTGTTCCGCGAACCGGCACACGCGGTGCAGGCCGTGGCCGTGCTGGCCCGCGCCGCGGCGCAGGCAGCGGCAGCGCAGGCGCCGGGGGCCGCTCCGGCCGCCGCAGACGTGCTGCCCGTTCCCGAGGTGCCGCCCGGCACCACCGCCTTGTCCGAGTTCGAAGCCATGCAATGGCTGGCCGCTTGCGGCATCCCCACCGCGCCGCACGGCCTGGCGCGCGATGCCGACGAGGCCGTGCGCATGGCAGAAGCCATCGGCTATCCGGTCGCGATCAAGCTGTGCTCGCCCGACATCCTGCACAAGAGCGATGTCGGCGGCGTGGTGCTGAACGTGGCCGACGCGCACGCGGCACGCGCCGCCTTTGCGCAGGTGCGGGCCGCCGCGGCCAAGCACGACACGCCTGCGCGCTTTGACGGCGCGCTGGTCGCCGGCATGGTGCGCGGCTGGGGCGAGCTGATGGTGGGCGTGCGGCGCGACCCGGTGTTCGGCCTGGTGGCGCTGGCCGGCATCGGCGGCACCGCGGTGGAAATCTTCCGCCAGACCGCGTTCGGCCTGGCGCCGCTGAGCCACGCCCGTGCGCGCACCATGCTGCGCGCGAGCCGCGCCGGGGCGCTGCTGTCGGGCCACCGCGGCCATCCCGCCATCGATGCCGACGCGGTGGCCGAAGTGCTGGTGCGCGTCTCGCAGGCCGCCGCCGCGCTGGGTCCGCGGCTGGACACGATCGAGATCAATCCGCTGATCGTCACCGCCCGCGGCGTGGTCGCCGCCGATGCGGTGGTGACCCTGCATGCGGCCGAGCCCGACCGCCACGCAACCAGACAGACCGAGGAGACCACCCGATGA
- a CDS encoding Bug family tripartite tricarboxylate transporter substrate binding protein: MNRTIVFARAVLTAGVALLCLAGQAQAQAYPSRPVKLVSPYGAGGSNDISARILADALGSRLGQQVVVENKPGAGTRLATEQVAHATPDGYTLLWAAAPFAINTAAGIAQRYDVHKDFVAVGPRVLGPIFLIVNANSPARTVADFVRMARDKPDGVTVASPGAGSGPHLTAELFGQVGKFKLLSVHYRGDATAYTELLAGRADATLTAITSALPFIKAGKLRVLAVASEQRTPVYPDAPTFAEQGYPGMVGYGWFGLVAPAGTPPAITERLNREASAVLADAETRNKLLGLGLEPHPERGSAFSAFIDQEIGKWGKLIQARGIKLD; the protein is encoded by the coding sequence ATGAACCGAACCATCGTCTTCGCCCGGGCCGTGCTGACGGCCGGCGTGGCCCTGCTGTGCCTCGCCGGCCAGGCGCAGGCGCAGGCGTATCCGTCGCGGCCGGTCAAGCTGGTGTCGCCCTACGGCGCCGGCGGCTCCAACGACATCTCGGCGCGCATCCTCGCCGATGCGCTGGGCAGCAGGCTCGGCCAGCAGGTGGTGGTCGAGAACAAGCCCGGCGCCGGCACGCGGCTGGCCACGGAACAGGTGGCGCATGCCACGCCGGACGGCTATACGCTGCTGTGGGCGGCCGCGCCCTTCGCCATCAACACCGCCGCGGGCATTGCGCAGCGCTACGACGTGCACAAGGATTTCGTCGCAGTGGGGCCGCGCGTGCTGGGGCCGATCTTCCTGATCGTCAATGCGAACTCGCCGGCCCGCACCGTGGCGGACTTCGTGCGCATGGCCAGGGACAAGCCCGACGGCGTGACGGTAGCCTCGCCGGGCGCGGGCTCCGGCCCGCACCTGACCGCCGAGCTGTTCGGGCAGGTCGGCAAGTTCAAGCTGCTGAGCGTGCACTACCGCGGCGACGCCACCGCCTACACCGAACTGCTGGCGGGCCGCGCCGATGCCACGCTGACCGCCATCACCTCGGCGCTGCCCTTTATCAAGGCCGGCAAGCTGCGCGTGCTGGCGGTGGCTTCGGAACAGCGCACGCCGGTCTATCCCGATGCCCCCACCTTTGCTGAGCAGGGCTATCCGGGCATGGTCGGCTACGGCTGGTTCGGGCTGGTCGCGCCGGCGGGCACGCCGCCCGCCATCACCGAGCGGCTGAACCGCGAAGCGTCGGCCGTGCTGGCCGATGCGGAAACGCGCAACAAGCTGCTGGGCCTGGGCCTGGAGCCGCATCCCGAGCGCGGCAGCGCGTTCTCTGCCTTTATCGACCAGGAGATCGGCAAATGGGGCAAGCTGATCCAGGCCCGCGGCATCAAGCTGGACTAA
- a CDS encoding DUF2880 domain-containing protein, translating to MFSPLSPRLLSTALAVAFAATGAAAAAQPDASRPPGKEGAPEAACKHAVKAALPNPGSFKWVGATARQIDKDNYSVVADVEYLAHDGAVREAKVQCDVKRAQGNRFAVPKLRLPHQ from the coding sequence ATGTTTTCGCCGCTTTCCCCACGTTTGCTGTCCACCGCGCTGGCGGTGGCGTTTGCCGCGACCGGCGCGGCGGCCGCGGCCCAGCCGGACGCATCCCGGCCGCCCGGCAAGGAGGGCGCGCCCGAGGCCGCCTGCAAGCACGCGGTCAAGGCGGCGCTGCCCAATCCGGGCAGCTTCAAGTGGGTGGGCGCCACCGCGCGCCAGATCGACAAGGACAACTACAGCGTGGTGGCCGACGTCGAATACCTGGCCCACGACGGCGCCGTGCGCGAGGCCAAGGTCCAGTGCGACGTAAAGCGCGCGCAGGGCAACCGCTTCGCCGTGCCCAAGCTGCGGCTGCCGCATCAATAG
- a CDS encoding UTRA domain-containing protein, which translates to MGYPIDPPTLVTTSSLPRFKQIEGALRQRIVNNEWTPGIKLPSEAELMAEFGVSRITVRQSLASLLAEGLIETVHGKGSFVSRPTGQADLGPLTGFYDYMRARGHEAHGKLLSTRLVTAPAVAADALRAPPGSKLLSVTTLKSVAGTPVAVGVTMAPEALMRAILEHDLENHDALMILEARLGYRLKYLHTESAAIPATAETARRLKVEPGEPLLRIRFTPHDIDERPLAFSEFMFRGDKFTYKACVRR; encoded by the coding sequence ATGGGCTATCCCATTGATCCGCCGACTCTCGTGACAACCAGCTCACTGCCCCGCTTCAAGCAGATCGAAGGCGCGCTGCGCCAGCGCATCGTCAACAACGAATGGACCCCGGGCATCAAGCTGCCGTCTGAGGCCGAGCTGATGGCCGAGTTCGGCGTCAGCCGCATTACCGTGCGCCAGTCGCTGGCGTCGCTGCTGGCGGAGGGGCTGATCGAAACGGTCCACGGCAAGGGCAGCTTCGTCAGCCGCCCCACGGGCCAGGCGGACCTGGGGCCGCTGACCGGCTTCTATGACTACATGCGCGCCCGCGGCCACGAAGCGCACGGCAAGCTGCTGTCGACGCGGCTGGTCACCGCGCCGGCCGTCGCCGCCGACGCGCTGCGCGCGCCGCCCGGCAGCAAGCTGCTGAGCGTGACCACGCTCAAGTCGGTGGCCGGCACGCCGGTGGCGGTGGGCGTGACCATGGCGCCCGAAGCGCTGATGCGCGCGATCCTCGAGCACGACCTGGAAAACCACGATGCGCTGATGATCCTGGAGGCGCGGCTGGGCTATCGCCTGAAGTACCTGCATACCGAAAGCGCGGCGATTCCCGCCACCGCGGAAACCGCGCGCCGGCTGAAGGTCGAGCCGGGCGAGCCGTTGCTGCGCATCCGCTTCACGCCCCACGATATCGACGAGCGGCCGCTGGCGTTCTCGGAATTCATGTTCCGGGGCGACAAGTTCACCTACAAGGCCTGCGTGCGGCGTTAG
- a CDS encoding DUF1579 domain-containing protein: MQLEAQKEHRWLQRLVGNWIAQGEAVMGPDQPVQKWEIPERVSSIGDVWVQCVAQGDMPGCGPASTVMTLGYDPARKRFVGTFIGSMMTHLWVYEGDLDEGGQQLTLRAEGPDCSGNGRMVQYRDVITFRDDNHRELTSYMQGENGEWTQIVKASYRRQP, encoded by the coding sequence ATGCAACTCGAAGCACAAAAGGAACACCGCTGGCTGCAACGCCTGGTTGGCAACTGGATAGCGCAGGGCGAGGCCGTGATGGGACCGGACCAGCCGGTGCAGAAATGGGAAATCCCGGAACGGGTCAGCAGCATCGGCGACGTCTGGGTACAGTGCGTGGCCCAGGGCGACATGCCCGGCTGCGGCCCGGCCTCGACGGTCATGACGCTGGGCTACGATCCGGCGCGCAAGCGCTTTGTCGGCACCTTTATCGGCTCGATGATGACGCACCTGTGGGTCTACGAGGGCGACCTCGACGAGGGCGGCCAGCAACTGACGCTGCGCGCCGAAGGGCCGGATTGCTCGGGCAATGGCCGCATGGTGCAGTACCGCGATGTGATCACCTTCCGCGACGACAACCACCGCGAACTGACTTCCTACATGCAGGGAGAGAACGGCGAGTGGACGCAGATCGTCAAGGCCAGCTACCGCCGCCAGCCCTGA
- a CDS encoding VTT domain-containing protein, with protein MRQYNAPGTTASPAPQASPPPHDPTSPPGFQLEPGRNCWRVEPCRRFAMLVDADAYFRALREALPLAEHTIFILGWDIDSRMELVPAGAQDGLPAGLRDFLCALADRRPNLRIYILSWDYAMVMAMEREWLPSASAHWQAHRHLSFRLDGNHPPGASHHQKVVVIDNKVAFVGGLDLTLRRWDDNQHAPHAPLRMAEGRPYAPFHDVQCALDGNAAAALGKLCAQRWLRASGSHPRPVARTASDPWPPSLAPELTDVRVGIARTMPMCEDEPGVSEVRMLLRDAIASARHSIYMENQYFSSGEIAKALAARLGHEDGPDIVLVSRRNESGWLEAHSMGVLRARLYRQLRAADKFDRFRLYCPTIPNLLPDCVNVHSKVTVIDDDFLTIGSANLSNRSLGLDTECNIVVVSGGEPRIQAAIAAMRARLLGEHLEVAPEAFQAEVARTRSVLGAIQNLQRSDGRSLEDYVPPLPDDVDAASPAANLLDPIEPIDSDQVLAEFVSHEARPRVIGRVGAMVLLALLVAGLAFAWRYTPLREWADFRALLGVIEHVDEMPLAPLAMMGVYLAGAVTLLPVTLLILVTVVVFGPLYGAVLALCGTVLSTGAGYLAGRLLGRNAVRRFGGRRLNRVSHQLGKHGIVAMVVLRLVPIAPFSLVNLVVGASRISLRDCLIGTALGMLPGIVVSALLVNRVAAAARDPGLVTFALLALVLLVPASLLLLLRRRRRRNAARQRGGRHDDPPGPGSRLSRLARMAAERS; from the coding sequence ATGAGGCAATACAATGCGCCCGGCACCACGGCGTCCCCCGCGCCGCAGGCGTCGCCACCACCGCATGACCCCACCTCCCCGCCCGGCTTCCAGCTCGAACCGGGGCGCAACTGCTGGCGCGTCGAGCCTTGCCGGCGCTTTGCCATGCTGGTCGACGCCGACGCGTATTTCCGCGCGCTGCGCGAGGCCCTGCCGCTGGCCGAACACACCATCTTCATCCTGGGCTGGGACATCGACAGCCGCATGGAACTGGTCCCCGCCGGCGCGCAGGACGGCCTGCCGGCCGGGCTGCGCGACTTCCTGTGCGCGCTGGCCGACCGTCGCCCCAACCTGCGCATCTACATCCTGAGCTGGGACTACGCCATGGTGATGGCGATGGAGCGTGAATGGCTGCCGTCCGCCAGCGCGCACTGGCAGGCGCACCGGCATCTGTCGTTCCGGCTGGACGGCAATCATCCTCCCGGCGCCTCGCACCACCAGAAGGTGGTGGTGATCGACAACAAGGTCGCCTTCGTCGGCGGACTGGACCTGACGCTGCGCCGCTGGGACGACAACCAGCACGCCCCCCACGCGCCGCTGCGCATGGCCGAGGGCCGGCCCTACGCGCCCTTTCATGACGTGCAGTGCGCGCTCGACGGCAACGCGGCCGCGGCGCTCGGCAAGCTGTGCGCGCAGCGCTGGCTGCGCGCCAGCGGCAGCCACCCGCGGCCGGTCGCGCGAACCGCTTCCGATCCGTGGCCGCCCAGCCTGGCGCCCGAGCTGACCGACGTACGCGTGGGCATTGCCCGCACCATGCCCATGTGCGAGGACGAGCCCGGCGTCAGCGAAGTCCGCATGCTGCTGCGCGACGCCATCGCCTCGGCCCGCCACAGCATCTACATGGAGAACCAGTACTTCAGCTCGGGCGAGATCGCCAAGGCGCTGGCCGCGCGGCTGGGGCACGAGGACGGCCCGGATATCGTACTGGTGTCGCGCCGCAACGAAAGCGGCTGGCTCGAGGCACACAGCATGGGCGTGCTGCGCGCACGCCTTTACCGGCAGCTGCGCGCGGCCGACAAGTTCGATCGCTTCCGCCTGTACTGCCCGACCATTCCCAACCTGCTGCCCGATTGCGTCAACGTCCACAGCAAGGTGACGGTGATCGACGACGACTTCCTCACCATCGGTTCCGCCAACCTCAGCAACCGCTCGCTCGGGCTCGACACCGAGTGCAATATCGTGGTGGTCTCCGGCGGCGAGCCGCGCATCCAGGCCGCCATTGCCGCCATGCGCGCGCGCCTGCTGGGCGAACACCTTGAGGTGGCGCCCGAAGCGTTCCAGGCGGAGGTGGCCCGCACGCGCAGCGTGCTCGGCGCGATCCAGAACCTGCAGCGCAGCGACGGGCGCTCGCTGGAAGACTACGTGCCGCCGCTGCCTGACGACGTCGATGCCGCGTCGCCGGCCGCCAACCTGCTGGACCCGATCGAGCCCATCGACAGTGACCAGGTGCTGGCCGAGTTCGTCAGCCACGAGGCGCGCCCGCGCGTGATCGGGCGCGTGGGGGCGATGGTGTTGCTGGCGCTGCTGGTGGCGGGGCTCGCGTTTGCGTGGCGCTATACGCCGCTGCGCGAGTGGGCGGATTTCCGTGCCTTGCTGGGCGTCATCGAACACGTCGACGAGATGCCGCTGGCGCCGCTGGCGATGATGGGCGTCTATCTGGCCGGTGCGGTGACGCTGCTGCCCGTGACGCTGCTGATCCTGGTCACGGTGGTGGTGTTCGGCCCGCTGTACGGCGCCGTGCTGGCCCTGTGCGGGACGGTGCTGAGCACCGGCGCGGGCTACCTCGCCGGCCGGCTGCTGGGACGCAACGCCGTGCGCCGCTTTGGCGGCAGGCGGCTGAACCGCGTCAGCCACCAGCTGGGCAAGCACGGCATAGTCGCCATGGTGGTGCTGCGGCTGGTGCCGATCGCACCGTTCTCGCTGGTCAACCTGGTGGTGGGTGCGTCGCGCATCAGCCTGCGCGATTGCCTGATCGGCACCGCGCTGGGAATGCTGCCAGGCATCGTGGTCAGTGCCTTGCTGGTGAACCGGGTCGCCGCTGCGGCGCGCGACCCGGGGCTGGTCACCTTCGCGCTGCTGGCGCTGGTGCTGCTGGTGCCGGCATCACTGCTGCTGTTGCTGCGCCGCCGGCGCCGGCGCAATGCGGCGCGGCAGCGCGGTGGCCGCCACGACGATCCGCCGGGCCCCGGTTCGCGCTTGTCGCGGCTGGCACGGATGGCCGCGGAGCGCTCCTGA